CGACCGGACGCTGTTCTTCGATCTCCTGCCGATCTTCTTCCGCACCACGACGCTGTCGTTCCGGATCAAGGTCTACACCGTGCCCGGCCAGCCGATGCACGAGGCCACGCGCCGGGTGGTCCTGGCCGGCGCCGACGGCATCGTGTTCGTGGCCGACTCGAGCCCGACCCAGGTCGAGGCCAACCGCGAGTCCTGGGACGGCCTGGCCCGGATCCTCGGCGAGCTCGCCCTCGACGCGGTCCCGATCGTCGCCCAGTACAACAAGCGCGACCTCGCCGACGCGGTGCCGCTGACCGCGTGCGATCGCTTCGGCGCGCCCGAGCGCCGGCTGTACCCCGCCAGCGCCCGCGACGGCGACGGCGTGCTCGCGACGTTCTTCGGCGTGCTGGCGGCCTCGTGGGACGTGCTCGACACGTCGCTGCGCCTGGCGCAGCGGTTCGGCCAGCCGCGCGAGGCGTTCCTGCAGGCGGTGTGCGCCCATGTGGGCGGCGACGAACGTGATATCTTGGGCGTGTGAATAGCCGGCCCGCCGGTGGCGCGCCCTCCGCCACCGATCCCCTCGACGAGCCCGTCGACCTCTCACGCTTGTTGTCGGGCTCCGAGCTGGACGAGCTGGTCGGCAGCTTCGCCGCGACCCACGGCTGCGGCGTCGCCATCGCCGACCGCGCTGGCCAGCTCCTCGCCAACGCCGCCGCCGCGCCCGACGCCGCGGCCCGGGCGCCGATCGAGTACCTGGGCGAGGTCGTCGGGCAGGTGCTGGTCGACGCCGACGCGAGCCGGACGATGCTCGCGCGCCACGTCGCCCACATCGTCGAGCTGCTCCTGCACCACGCCCACGCCCGACGCCTGGCCGGCGTGGTCCACGAGGCCGCGATCGCGTCGTCGGTGGCCGAGCTGACCATCAAGAACAAGAGCCTCGAGAGCGCCGTGGCGCGCCTGCGGGCCGCCGACCGCGTCAAGTCGAACTTCCTCGCGACGATGTCGCACGAGCTGCGGACGCCCCTGACCTCGGTGATCGGCTACTCCGAGATGTTGCTCGAGGGCCTGGCCGGCGCGCTCACGACCGA
The sequence above is a segment of the Myxococcales bacterium genome. Coding sequences within it:
- a CDS encoding GTPase domain-containing protein, encoding MAQVDFNERQLTLKLVYFGPPLSGKTTNLRALHARVDAAGRGRLMTLDTKDDRTLFFDLLPIFFRTTTLSFRIKVYTVPGQPMHEATRRVVLAGADGIVFVADSSPTQVEANRESWDGLARILGELALDAVPIVAQYNKRDLADAVPLTACDRFGAPERRLYPASARDGDGVLATFFGVLAASWDVLDTSLRLAQRFGQPREAFLQAVCAHVGGDERDILGV